A genomic window from Denticeps clupeoides chromosome 11, fDenClu1.1, whole genome shotgun sequence includes:
- the LOC114799716 gene encoding proline-rich receptor-like protein kinase PERK9 — protein sequence MAAEVELEPGRTIVVGTRLHLSPLIDSSNTSLMEASTGSQVSLILTPEPSKPVPGPKPRLTPKPFSVEKNPTIRPILAPKPQPKPCLPNSDPSQNTPSRPDIPSTSKPQQTVRPHSTSISGPSPSRPAAQPFKPEPNRVTPSHVAKRPTAGPVAPLNRGRGQTPQGSAEWSGASRQKLAGPSLTRAKSMGFLTEVGLEVPPGDNKGDVPSMDISAPVPLRPHGRSSRPRPFSAIFSDSPALAASPALLRSGRRPLSTDLTSKFESGGLSLAWPSI from the coding sequence ATGGCTGCCGAGGTGGAGTTGGAGCCTGGGAGAACAATTGTAGTTGGGACACGGCTGCACCTCAGTCCTCTCATCGACTCCAGCAATACCAGTCTGATGGAGGCTTCCACCGGTTCCCAGGTTTCTCTCATCCTCACACCTGAACCCAGCAAGCCTGTCCCTGGACCAAAGCCCAGGCTGACTCCCAAACCTTTTTCTGTGGAGAAGAACCCCACCATCCGGCCAATTCTGGCTCCAAAACCTCAACCCAAACCCTGTCTCCCAAACTCTGATCCTTCACAAAACACACCTTCAAGACCAGACATTCCTAGCACTTCTAAACCTCAGCAGACTGTTCGGCCACACTCAACCAGCATCAGTGGACCATCTCCCTCCAGACCTGCTGCTCAGCCCTTTAAACCAGAACCTAACAGAGTTACTCCGTCTCACGTTGCCAAGAGGCCCACAGCTGGACCTGTGGCCCCCCTGAACCGAGGACGGGGCCAGACCCCCCAAGGTTCGGCCGAGTGGTCAGGAGCATCACGGCAAAAACTTGCTGGACCTTCTTTAACACGAGCAAAGTCCATGGGCTTTCTTACGGAGGTGGGCCTTGAGGTGCCACCAGGGGACAATAAAGGGGATGTGCCATCAATGGACATTTCAGCCCCTGTGCCCCTGAGGCCTCATGGCAGAAGCTCTCGACCCAGGCCGTTTTCAGCGATCTTCTCAGACAGCCCTGCTCTTGCAGCCAGTCCAGCCCTCCTTCGATCAGGCCGCCGTCCCCTCTCTACAGACCTCACGTCCAAATTTGAGTCTGGAGGCCTTTCACTGGCATGGCCGAGCATCTAA